From the genome of Sulfurovum sp. NBC37-1, one region includes:
- a CDS encoding lipid A deacylase LpxR family protein, with translation MKKLLLLYTMIGALLYGGTVSFTLENDFFGTKDEDDHYTDGLFLIYMSDANTTDLFDAFLEEEQTNLAFSLTHQMFTPVDGEITTPQLNDIPYAGYAKFNVLLYKSTSNYFHEFGVNFGAVGPVTHAEQLQTFFHHIWGNEPFKGWDTQLGNHMMAGVSYQFAYKTDAYNLYGYKLDAIGNVRAELGNYYTGALSSATVRLSSVAQKNFITAGSFTVTDESDLLNVGHSEGFNWDISFGVFASAIHNYYIVDEAIDEGYHLEPMKGTTGWQVAFHLMYDSFIYAYKIKSTHVNGQRHKRWGGMTLGWHF, from the coding sequence GTGAAAAAACTGCTTTTATTATATACGATGATTGGTGCGCTGTTGTATGGAGGTACGGTTTCGTTCACCTTGGAAAATGATTTTTTCGGGACGAAAGATGAAGATGACCATTATACTGATGGACTCTTTCTGATCTACATGAGTGATGCCAATACAACGGATCTTTTTGATGCTTTTCTGGAAGAGGAGCAGACCAATTTGGCTTTTTCCTTAACACATCAGATGTTTACCCCTGTGGATGGTGAGATCACTACACCCCAGTTAAATGATATCCCTTATGCAGGGTATGCCAAATTCAATGTTCTTCTCTATAAATCAACCAGTAACTATTTTCATGAATTTGGTGTGAATTTCGGTGCAGTAGGACCTGTGACACATGCAGAACAGCTGCAGACATTTTTTCACCATATTTGGGGAAATGAACCTTTTAAAGGTTGGGACACCCAGCTTGGTAATCATATGATGGCCGGTGTGTCATATCAGTTCGCCTATAAAACCGATGCATATAACCTATATGGATACAAACTGGATGCCATAGGCAATGTCCGGGCAGAACTGGGGAATTATTATACAGGCGCACTGAGCTCCGCAACGGTACGGTTGAGCAGTGTTGCGCAAAAAAATTTTATTACGGCAGGAAGTTTTACGGTTACCGATGAAAGTGATCTGCTCAATGTGGGGCATTCCGAAGGTTTCAACTGGGATATCTCTTTTGGTGTTTTCGCCAGTGCCATCCACAATTACTACATTGTTGACGAAGCGATCGATGAAGGTTACCATCTCGAACCCATGAAGGGAACTACAGGGTGGCAGGTTGCTTTTCATCTGATGTATGACTCTTTTATTTATGCGTACAAGATCAAGTCCACGCATGTCAACGGACAGCGGCACAAGCGTTGGGGAGGCATGACACTCGGCTGGCATTTCTAG
- a CDS encoding TetR/AcrR family transcriptional regulator: MAIIVNKEEKRRNIALSCRDLLLKHGIGELTISQIAKTAGVGKGTIYEYFENKEDIVFEIIRTFIVEHEKRLEEISRAALPVREKLFAFFYLLFENETARKHLNIYKEFLAISLMQENEEMLAFSEACRGHFRDILNAILEAGVRSHELDDRMSGSADSLILFSTGLIVDSRLKSLDVKDEIDRLLNIIIKENQ, from the coding sequence ATGGCAATTATAGTAAATAAAGAAGAGAAACGCAGAAACATTGCGCTCTCCTGCCGGGACTTGCTTTTGAAGCACGGCATTGGCGAGCTGACCATTTCACAGATCGCCAAAACGGCGGGCGTGGGCAAGGGAACGATCTACGAGTATTTTGAGAACAAGGAAGATATTGTTTTTGAGATCATCCGTACTTTTATCGTCGAGCATGAAAAGCGGCTTGAAGAGATCAGCCGGGCAGCGTTGCCGGTCAGAGAAAAACTGTTCGCGTTTTTCTACCTGTTGTTCGAGAATGAAACGGCGCGAAAACATTTGAATATCTACAAGGAGTTTCTGGCCATTTCACTGATGCAGGAGAATGAAGAGATGCTCGCGTTCAGTGAAGCCTGCAGAGGGCACTTTAGAGATATATTGAATGCCATTCTTGAAGCAGGAGTGCGTTCTCATGAGCTGGATGATAGGATGTCGGGTTCTGCAGACTCACTCATACTGTTCTCAACCGGTCTGATCGTGGATTCACGTCTGAAAAGCCTGGATGTAAAAGATGAGATCGATCGTTTATTGAATATAATTATCAAGGAGAACCAATGA
- a CDS encoding TolC family protein, which translates to MKALLLLCLPLFVLAQSYGLKNFIESASKTNGLIEAKKLTIKSKEQEVEAARSAYWPTVDIGADYSFQSPNYIVSPGQTGNAFISANLNLYDGGRKDALLRSKGFEHKASLFEKTAFEKSITLEIARHYYGIQSLKATLSALQERSKELKAQIDRVKKFKLTGLATQEEVDKLQSVYEGNQYTIENTKLAIETSEENLKLISGLPARHLRRNYFLEPRNVHFEWFETIKILQANANAVGENAKAIDAGYMPQVNLSDTYHKSHFDDLVSMPGGGGDAFLIDHQNKVGVSVNMRLFDNGKMSKDSEAVKYKKLALLSQLDQAKKEQRMNFNLARQNLRTTKAKMKSSKSALKAATSTYNVLKQKFEVGLVDDIAFLDALATKTLAESRYKESVYDYEVKKSIYYYYAGKDPKEFIR; encoded by the coding sequence ATGAAAGCATTACTGCTGTTATGCCTGCCGCTGTTCGTTCTGGCACAGAGTTACGGTTTGAAGAACTTTATTGAGAGTGCAAGTAAGACCAACGGACTGATCGAAGCTAAAAAGTTGACTATCAAATCGAAAGAGCAGGAAGTGGAAGCGGCAAGAAGTGCATACTGGCCGACGGTGGATATTGGGGCTGATTACAGTTTTCAATCGCCTAACTACATAGTAAGTCCGGGACAGACAGGTAATGCTTTTATTTCTGCGAATCTGAACCTTTATGATGGTGGCAGAAAAGATGCCTTGTTGCGAAGCAAGGGTTTTGAACATAAAGCTTCCCTGTTCGAAAAAACCGCGTTTGAGAAAAGCATCACGCTTGAGATAGCACGTCATTACTATGGCATACAGAGTCTCAAAGCGACATTGAGTGCTCTGCAGGAGCGCTCCAAAGAGCTTAAAGCACAAATCGACCGTGTCAAGAAATTTAAACTGACCGGGCTTGCGACACAGGAAGAGGTCGATAAGCTTCAGTCTGTCTATGAGGGAAATCAGTATACCATTGAAAATACGAAATTGGCCATTGAGACCAGCGAAGAGAACCTGAAACTGATCAGCGGGTTACCGGCCAGACATTTGAGACGGAATTATTTTCTTGAGCCGAGAAATGTACATTTCGAGTGGTTCGAGACTATCAAAATACTTCAGGCAAATGCCAATGCCGTAGGTGAAAATGCCAAAGCGATAGATGCGGGGTATATGCCGCAGGTGAATCTTTCCGATACGTATCACAAATCACATTTTGACGATCTTGTCTCTATGCCGGGTGGCGGAGGAGACGCTTTTTTGATCGACCATCAGAACAAGGTGGGCGTTTCAGTGAATATGAGACTTTTTGATAATGGAAAGATGTCAAAAGACAGTGAAGCTGTGAAGTACAAGAAATTGGCACTGCTTTCACAGCTGGATCAGGCAAAAAAAGAGCAGCGTATGAACTTCAATCTTGCAAGACAGAATCTGCGTACGACCAAAGCAAAAATGAAAAGCTCCAAGTCTGCACTGAAGGCTGCAACAAGTACCTACAATGTACTCAAACAGAAATTCGAAGTAGGGTTGGTAGACGATATCGCTTTTCTTGATGCACTCGCGACAAAAACATTGGCAGAGTCACGCTATAAAGAATCGGTGTACGATTATGAAGTCAAGAAATCGATCTATTACTATTATGCGGGGAAAGACCCTAAGGAGTTCATACGATGA
- a CDS encoding efflux RND transporter periplasmic adaptor subunit, which yields MRKIILSLMLFALSLQAEEIYATFNVEASQHADLAFTSSGTVEKVNVDVASVVKKEDILAELNNADLKAALDIATIAMKYAKRDYERQVKVKKLVDASRFDTYAFKYEHSKAQVAYQQALLDKTQLKAPFDGVIYEKSVEVGDVVSGAMIRTVMKIQSLKKRKLVLAIDQKYWKVLKPGLTFRYSVDGDDTVYTGKISKVYPYANDANRKIKAEIEAEGFTPGLFGDGYILLPDAK from the coding sequence ATGAGGAAAATAATTTTGAGTTTGATGCTGTTCGCACTGAGCCTGCAGGCGGAAGAGATCTATGCGACATTCAATGTGGAAGCTTCACAGCATGCCGATCTGGCATTCACTTCCAGTGGAACAGTGGAAAAAGTGAATGTCGACGTGGCTTCCGTGGTGAAAAAAGAGGACATTCTCGCCGAGTTGAACAATGCCGACCTCAAGGCGGCGCTGGACATTGCAACGATCGCAATGAAGTATGCCAAAAGAGACTATGAACGGCAGGTAAAAGTCAAGAAACTGGTCGATGCCTCAAGATTCGATACATACGCATTTAAGTACGAGCACAGCAAAGCACAGGTGGCCTACCAACAGGCCCTGCTGGACAAGACGCAGCTCAAAGCGCCTTTTGACGGCGTGATCTATGAAAAAAGTGTGGAAGTGGGAGATGTGGTCTCAGGTGCCATGATACGAACCGTGATGAAGATACAAAGCCTGAAAAAAAGAAAACTGGTACTTGCCATTGACCAGAAATACTGGAAAGTGCTCAAACCCGGCCTGACATTCAGGTACAGCGTAGACGGGGACGACACTGTGTATACCGGAAAGATCAGCAAGGTCTACCCCTATGCGAACGATGCCAACAGAAAGATAAAAGCGGAGATAGAAGCGGAAGGCTTCACACCGGGACTTTTTGGGGACGGGTATATTCTTCTTCCCGATGCGAAGTAG
- a CDS encoding efflux RND transporter permease subunit, with protein MYKLAINRPIATLMYVVTLVIFGWLSFKSMPAALYPNVDFPMVTIKTIYPGAEASTVESQVTDKIEEAISRIGGVDAITSTSSEGASVVMVKFFLERDINEATNDVRDKVSAVVLPKDAKTPLVSKLDIGGAPVINVFLTAKKDTIKNLMLFADEKVKPSLQKINGVGAINIIGYRDREIKILPDIRMLNKFGITVRELNSIVEHENVKIGGGKLITKTKEFILKTKADALSVEELRNIIIKNDIRLKDVAKVEDTLSDPDSYASYNGIPGVMLEVQKISGTNTLEIVERVKEAVPGLQKMAEDKYGVEILQDTTPFIIHSLEDVEFDLVYGAFLAVIIIFGFLRNFTITVVSALSIPVSIMGTIALMNFMGFNLNKMTLIGLTLSIGIIIDDAIVVLENIYKKMEAGMGKFEAAVEGVKEMAFAILAISAMLLAVFIPVANMSGIVGKFFESFAMTVGFAVIISYTVAMTFMPSLSARVLHKGESWFYNITEPFFKAMEKIYDATLRFVLRFKVSTLIVIIAIFVGSLSLFPKIGMDFIPKEDKAEFEIKLRAQPGISLEEMIKESKAIESLVRKDKNVLFTTLSVGYNSVKEKNKALIYVKLTPKSKRSIGQEQIIQNFREQLKPYQKKMYITAAAIPNIKGAGVSVPYQIVLTSDSFKALGVAKDKLIAYLEKKKGFVDVDTNMDEGKPQIDINILRENANRLGISASQIAQAISIAFSSDLEISYFEEKGKQYNITLRFPDSERVSLEDLKKIQLRAANGDLVYLDGLVNFVNTKSIAAIYHYDRQRQVTVYSDLFGLDLGGAVNYTKEGIDKLLPLGVSYKFTGFAEEMVKTNKAFGAALGLSVILMFIILAILYESLIQPVIIMVALPLSIIGVMIALFLSGQHFSLFVMIGFMLLMGMVGKNAVLLVDFANEAVARGKDANAALLEAGEKRLRPILMTTIAMIFAMLPLALSHSLGSETKAPMAIAVIGGLLSSMVLTLLVVPVIYRMINPVDQWLRKWYEGKIEEWKT; from the coding sequence ATGTATAAATTAGCCATAAACAGGCCCATCGCGACACTGATGTATGTTGTTACACTGGTGATCTTCGGATGGCTGAGTTTCAAAAGTATGCCCGCGGCTCTTTACCCCAATGTTGATTTCCCTATGGTCACTATCAAGACCATCTATCCGGGAGCGGAAGCGAGCACGGTTGAGTCACAGGTAACGGACAAGATCGAAGAGGCCATCTCTCGCATCGGAGGGGTGGATGCCATCACTTCCACCTCTTCGGAGGGTGCTTCAGTCGTTATGGTCAAGTTCTTTTTGGAGCGTGATATCAATGAAGCGACCAATGACGTGCGTGACAAAGTCTCTGCTGTCGTGCTTCCAAAAGATGCCAAAACACCGCTGGTGAGTAAACTTGATATCGGCGGAGCACCGGTGATCAATGTCTTTTTGACCGCCAAAAAAGACACTATCAAGAATCTGATGCTTTTTGCCGACGAGAAGGTCAAACCTTCCCTGCAGAAGATCAACGGGGTAGGGGCGATCAACATCATCGGGTACCGCGACAGAGAGATCAAGATCCTGCCGGATATCAGAATGCTCAACAAGTTCGGTATCACCGTCAGGGAGCTTAACAGTATCGTCGAACATGAAAACGTCAAGATCGGCGGTGGTAAGCTCATTACCAAAACCAAAGAGTTCATTCTCAAGACCAAGGCAGATGCCCTGAGCGTTGAGGAGCTCAGAAATATTATTATTAAAAATGACATTCGTCTCAAAGATGTCGCAAAGGTGGAAGATACACTCAGTGATCCGGACAGTTATGCCTCTTACAACGGGATCCCCGGTGTCATGCTCGAAGTACAGAAAATTTCCGGGACCAATACCCTTGAGATCGTAGAACGTGTCAAAGAAGCCGTGCCAGGGCTTCAGAAAATGGCAGAGGACAAGTACGGGGTAGAGATACTGCAGGATACGACACCGTTCATCATACACTCGCTTGAAGATGTGGAATTCGACCTGGTCTATGGTGCATTTTTGGCAGTCATCATCATCTTTGGTTTTCTGCGGAATTTCACTATCACTGTTGTCTCGGCACTCTCCATTCCTGTCTCCATCATGGGTACGATTGCATTGATGAACTTCATGGGATTTAATCTGAACAAAATGACGCTGATAGGGCTGACGCTTTCCATCGGTATCATCATTGATGACGCCATCGTCGTATTGGAGAATATTTACAAGAAAATGGAAGCGGGTATGGGCAAGTTCGAAGCGGCGGTCGAAGGGGTCAAGGAGATGGCCTTTGCCATTCTGGCGATCTCGGCAATGCTGCTTGCGGTGTTTATTCCTGTAGCGAACATGAGCGGTATTGTCGGGAAGTTCTTTGAGAGTTTTGCGATGACGGTCGGCTTCGCCGTAATTATTTCCTATACCGTTGCCATGACTTTCATGCCGAGCCTGAGTGCCAGGGTGCTGCATAAGGGAGAGAGCTGGTTCTACAACATTACGGAGCCGTTCTTCAAAGCGATGGAAAAGATATATGATGCTACGCTGAGGTTTGTTTTGCGCTTCAAGGTGAGTACCCTGATAGTTATCATTGCGATTTTCGTGGGTTCTCTGAGCCTTTTCCCCAAGATCGGTATGGATTTCATCCCCAAAGAGGACAAAGCGGAGTTCGAGATCAAACTGCGTGCGCAGCCGGGGATCTCACTCGAAGAGATGATCAAAGAGTCCAAAGCCATAGAGAGTCTGGTTAGAAAAGACAAAAATGTTCTTTTCACCACGTTGAGCGTCGGGTATAACTCGGTCAAAGAGAAGAACAAGGCGCTCATTTATGTCAAACTGACGCCAAAAAGCAAGAGGAGCATCGGCCAGGAGCAGATCATCCAGAATTTCAGGGAGCAGCTCAAACCCTACCAGAAAAAGATGTACATCACTGCGGCGGCCATTCCCAATATCAAAGGGGCAGGCGTATCGGTACCCTACCAGATCGTCCTGACATCCGATTCGTTTAAAGCGCTCGGGGTGGCCAAAGACAAACTGATCGCCTATCTTGAAAAGAAAAAGGGATTCGTCGATGTCGATACGAATATGGATGAGGGAAAACCGCAGATCGATATCAATATTTTAAGAGAGAATGCCAACCGTCTGGGCATCTCCGCATCGCAGATCGCCCAGGCGATCTCCATTGCTTTCTCGAGTGATCTGGAGATCTCCTACTTTGAGGAAAAAGGAAAACAGTACAATATCACACTGCGTTTCCCGGACTCGGAAAGGGTCAGCCTTGAAGACCTCAAGAAGATACAGCTGAGAGCGGCCAACGGAGACCTGGTTTATCTCGATGGCCTGGTCAATTTCGTCAATACCAAGTCGATCGCGGCGATCTACCACTACGACAGGCAGCGGCAGGTAACGGTTTATTCCGATCTGTTTGGGCTCGATCTTGGAGGAGCGGTCAACTATACCAAAGAGGGTATCGACAAACTGCTGCCGCTGGGTGTAAGCTATAAATTCACCGGATTTGCCGAAGAGATGGTCAAGACCAACAAGGCATTCGGCGCGGCGTTGGGACTCTCCGTGATCCTGATGTTCATCATCCTGGCGATCCTGTACGAGTCGCTCATACAGCCGGTCATCATCATGGTGGCGCTGCCGCTGAGTATCATCGGGGTGATGATCGCACTCTTTTTGAGCGGACAGCACTTCTCTTTGTTCGTCATGATCGGTTTCATGCTGCTCATGGGAATGGTCGGCAAGAATGCCGTCCTGCTGGTGGACTTTGCCAACGAGGCTGTGGCCAGAGGAAAAGATGCCAATGCTGCATTGCTGGAAGCGGGTGAAAAGAGACTCCGACCCATCCTGATGACGACGATCGCGATGATCTTCGCCATGCTTCCTCTGGCATTGAGCCACTCTCTGGGAAGTGAAACGAAAGCACCTATGGCGATCGCAGTCATCGGGGGCCTTTTGAGTTCGATGGTGCTGACACTTCTGGTTGTACCGGTAATTTACAGAATGATAAATCCTGTGGATCAGTGGTTGAGGAAATGGTATGAAGGGAAGATAGAAGAGTGGAAAACATAG
- a CDS encoding DUF2164 domain-containing protein translates to MENIVFSPEQKAHLVHKIKAYFNRELGEEIGQFDAEFLLEFFGREIGPYYYNQGLQDAAGVIEVQTDAMKETLYTMEELTH, encoded by the coding sequence GTGGAAAACATAGTATTTTCACCTGAACAAAAAGCACATCTTGTCCATAAGATCAAAGCCTATTTCAACCGTGAACTTGGGGAAGAGATAGGTCAGTTCGATGCGGAATTCCTTCTGGAATTCTTTGGTAGGGAGATCGGCCCCTATTATTACAACCAGGGCTTGCAGGATGCAGCCGGAGTCATCGAGGTACAGACCGATGCCATGAAAGAAACGCTCTATACGATGGAAGAGCTGACACACTAG
- a CDS encoding HlyD family secretion protein: MQIIKKYWIGIVAAILIVIAGVMIYAKLHPKTLPKNLVEGTGRIDGDLTNLNTKYPGRVEKITVDDGTVVKKGMIVAILGSKEYEAQKTQIEAQISAQKKTLEAKQIELEISRTTIPAGLKKAQEQLKSTQTKLKVLEENIKAQQKVLAQAKKDHERSVFLYKSKAIDSHAFELSKLKVDTEQDKYDALLLQRDELKAAISVAQSVVKEAQASQKQILSIESSIEALKENIKALEASKAQVESIIAELTLKSPIDGYTVEKIANVGEVVGAGMPVATLIDPRSLYLKIFVDTLQNGRIKIGDKAVIFLDAYPNRPIEAKVVNVAQQAEFTPKEVSVRSDRIQRVFAVHLKPLKVDPLLKLGIPAIGVISIDGKGLPRSLDEIPVL; the protein is encoded by the coding sequence ATGCAAATCATCAAAAAATACTGGATAGGTATTGTTGCAGCCATACTCATCGTGATTGCGGGGGTGATGATTTATGCAAAGCTTCACCCGAAAACACTGCCCAAAAATCTTGTAGAGGGTACAGGTCGGATCGACGGTGATCTGACCAACCTCAACACCAAATATCCGGGACGTGTTGAAAAGATAACGGTGGATGACGGTACAGTCGTTAAAAAAGGGATGATCGTCGCCATTCTCGGAAGCAAAGAGTATGAAGCGCAGAAAACGCAGATAGAAGCGCAGATCAGCGCGCAGAAAAAAACGCTTGAAGCCAAACAGATCGAACTGGAGATCTCCAGAACGACCATTCCTGCCGGACTGAAAAAAGCTCAGGAGCAGTTGAAGTCGACACAGACGAAGCTGAAAGTCCTTGAAGAGAATATCAAAGCCCAGCAAAAAGTACTCGCGCAGGCAAAAAAAGATCATGAAAGATCGGTATTTCTCTATAAGAGTAAAGCGATCGATTCCCATGCATTTGAACTCTCCAAACTTAAAGTCGATACGGAACAGGACAAGTATGATGCATTGCTGCTGCAGCGTGATGAGCTCAAAGCGGCGATCTCTGTGGCCCAAAGCGTGGTCAAGGAAGCACAAGCTTCCCAAAAGCAGATACTTTCCATCGAATCTTCCATTGAGGCGCTCAAGGAAAATATCAAGGCATTGGAAGCATCGAAGGCTCAGGTAGAATCGATCATTGCTGAATTAACACTGAAATCACCTATAGACGGCTATACGGTGGAAAAGATCGCCAATGTCGGTGAAGTGGTGGGTGCAGGGATGCCTGTAGCAACCCTGATAGATCCCCGTTCTCTGTATCTGAAGATCTTTGTGGACACCCTGCAGAACGGCAGGATCAAAATAGGGGATAAAGCGGTGATCTTCCTCGATGCCTACCCGAACAGGCCCATAGAAGCCAAAGTGGTCAATGTCGCACAGCAGGCAGAGTTCACACCCAAAGAAGTGAGCGTACGAAGCGACAGGATACAGCGTGTGTTTGCCGTTCATTTGAAACCATTGAAGGTCGATCCACTTTTGAAACTGGGTATTCCCGCCATCGGAGTCATCTCCATAGACGGCAAAGGATTACCCAGATCACTCGATGAGATACCGGTGTTATGA
- a CDS encoding MFS transporter: MKNIDKNVVMLGWVSFFTDMASAMINPILPIFVVVVLHQGMDKLGIIVAIATFVSYALRLLSGYISDRYGIVKPLVVGGYVLSALSKPLIGFSHGYKSVAALKAFERLGKGMRSAPKDLMISSYSKANASGKTFGFHKTMDIAGELSGTLILFGLLWYFGQSETVIRTVFYATLIPGIIGLIIVAFFVRDIPKLVITSKQTFMLTKRDKQTIVSLLFYFLYLLFVFSDAFFTMQAKEVGIATALIPLLFVVSTATQTLTSYTFGIFIDRIGAKHVLLFAYVCGVAAQGLLYLHGPIFTWVAYAFLGLFTVASLNANRAFISEHADNRGSVYGVFYAGVALFGAVGAYISGMIWEHFGMQSALLFSLAGTSLLMLLFTVRYYGRS; encoded by the coding sequence ATGAAAAATATCGACAAAAATGTGGTGATGCTGGGATGGGTAAGTTTCTTTACCGATATGGCGTCTGCCATGATCAATCCCATCCTGCCTATTTTTGTCGTGGTTGTACTGCATCAGGGAATGGACAAACTGGGGATTATCGTTGCCATCGCCACTTTTGTCTCCTATGCGCTTCGTCTGCTCTCGGGATACATTTCCGACCGGTACGGTATCGTCAAACCTCTGGTCGTCGGAGGGTATGTGCTTTCGGCACTGAGCAAGCCGCTGATAGGCTTCAGTCATGGCTATAAAAGCGTGGCGGCGCTCAAAGCGTTCGAGCGTTTGGGTAAAGGAATGCGTTCTGCCCCCAAGGACCTTATGATCTCAAGCTACAGCAAAGCCAATGCTTCGGGAAAAACATTTGGATTTCACAAAACAATGGATATTGCTGGAGAACTCAGCGGTACACTGATCCTTTTTGGGCTGCTATGGTATTTCGGCCAAAGCGAAACAGTGATACGTACCGTTTTTTATGCGACACTGATACCCGGAATCATAGGGTTGATCATCGTTGCCTTCTTTGTACGGGATATTCCCAAGTTGGTGATAACTTCGAAACAAACATTTATGTTGACGAAGAGAGACAAGCAGACTATTGTCTCTCTGCTCTTCTATTTTCTATATCTGCTTTTTGTTTTCAGCGATGCTTTTTTTACTATGCAGGCAAAAGAGGTGGGTATCGCCACTGCCCTTATTCCTCTCCTTTTTGTCGTTTCCACCGCCACCCAGACATTGACGAGCTATACGTTCGGTATATTCATTGACAGGATAGGGGCTAAACATGTTTTACTGTTTGCCTATGTCTGCGGTGTGGCTGCACAGGGCCTTTTGTACCTTCATGGTCCGATCTTCACATGGGTCGCTTATGCCTTTCTCGGCCTTTTTACAGTTGCTTCACTCAATGCCAACCGGGCTTTCATTTCAGAACATGCGGACAACAGAGGTTCAGTCTACGGTGTCTTTTATGCCGGGGTGGCACTGTTCGGTGCGGTTGGAGCCTATATCAGCGGTATGATATGGGAACATTTCGGTATGCAGAGTGCTTTGCTCTTTTCTCTGGCAGGAACGTCACTGCTTATGTTACTGTTTACGGTGAGATATTATGGCCGATCTTGA